The Acinetobacter sp. GSS19 genome includes a region encoding these proteins:
- a CDS encoding LysR family transcriptional regulator: MLELRHLKTLLALREHGSLVAAANDLCLTPSAISHQLKELDHWYGVEVVNRRTRPVTFSNVGQRLLKLADDVLPQIQIAQTDIARIVHGQTGRIIFSSECHSCFDWLMPLLNQYRQQYPDVDLDFASGFESNPHELLQNGEFDLLITADPIALKGIEYFPIFEYESRLVLSNTHPLVRTERITVQELAEETLITYPVDKHRLDIMARLFLPANIQPKQIRTTDLTQMLIQLVASGRGIAALPDWVVNEYEQKGWVTSRRLDCVSPQGLRRTLYAGYRSEDQDKSYFEGFLKQLDKFSQKRHQYYPA, encoded by the coding sequence ATGTTGGAACTTCGACATCTTAAAACACTTTTGGCTTTACGAGAGCATGGTTCGCTGGTGGCGGCTGCCAATGATTTATGCCTGACGCCCTCTGCCATTTCTCATCAGTTGAAAGAGCTTGATCATTGGTATGGGGTAGAAGTGGTAAACCGCAGAACCCGTCCGGTGACTTTTTCTAATGTCGGACAGCGTTTGCTGAAACTGGCAGATGATGTCTTGCCACAAATCCAGATTGCACAAACCGATATTGCTCGAATTGTGCATGGTCAAACCGGTCGTATTATTTTTTCTTCTGAGTGTCACAGCTGTTTTGACTGGCTGATGCCATTGCTGAACCAATATCGTCAACAATACCCGGATGTGGATCTGGATTTTGCTTCCGGTTTTGAATCGAATCCGCACGAACTGTTGCAAAATGGTGAATTTGATCTGTTGATTACAGCCGATCCGATTGCCCTGAAGGGCATTGAGTACTTTCCGATTTTTGAGTATGAGTCGCGTTTGGTGCTTTCCAATACCCATCCCTTGGTGCGTACTGAGCGGATTACCGTACAGGAGCTCGCAGAAGAGACGCTCATTACCTATCCGGTAGACAAGCATCGACTCGACATTATGGCGCGTCTGTTTTTACCTGCAAATATCCAACCTAAACAGATCCGCACCACAGATTTAACCCAGATGTTGATTCAGCTGGTTGCGAGTGGCCGAGGGATTGCAGCCTTGCCGGATTGGGTGGTCAATGAGTATGAACAAAAAGGATGGGTGACCAGTCGCCGTCTGGATTGTGTTTCACCTCAAGGTTTGCGACGTACCTTATATGCGGGTTATCGTAGCGAAGATCAGGACAAAAGTTACTTTGAAGGTTTTTTAAAGCAACTGGATAAGTTCTCGCAGAAACGTCATCAATACTATCCGGCTTAG
- the pgaD gene encoding poly-beta-1,6-N-acetyl-D-glucosamine biosynthesis protein PgaD → MSAKLIINLRHQLPWYRRYLSNTTTALLWMGWIGLWKPLLVVAMGFIAIHRPHLFEQVLGAISIQHYLVILFACAISLWMWATYIPAKRVQHLNRYNSQDYANFYQLDHGVLTQAQGAKNLTVFHNQTGKIVDLRANVTVSKDGEPHSSN, encoded by the coding sequence ATGAGTGCAAAATTGATTATTAATCTACGTCATCAGTTGCCTTGGTATCGTAGATATCTTTCCAATACCACGACAGCCTTGTTGTGGATGGGCTGGATTGGTTTATGGAAGCCGCTGTTGGTGGTCGCGATGGGCTTTATCGCGATTCATCGCCCACATTTATTTGAACAGGTATTGGGTGCGATTAGTATTCAGCATTATCTGGTGATTCTGTTTGCTTGCGCGATTAGTTTGTGGATGTGGGCAACTTATATCCCGGCAAAGCGTGTGCAACATTTGAACCGCTATAATAGCCAGGACTATGCCAATTTTTATCAGCTTGATCATGGCGTGCTGACCCAGGCGCAGGGGGCAAAAAATCTGACAGTTTTTCATAATCAGACTGGAAAAATTGTGGATCTACGTGCCAATGTCACCGTCAGTAAAGATGGTGAACCCCATTCATCTAACTAA
- the pgaC gene encoding poly-beta-1,6-N-acetyl-D-glucosamine synthase — protein sequence MFLTSLWKTILGFSFYYPMLMAYLWMIGALSFYRTERKQPDYDQPPALTETPKVAVLIPCFNEEDNAEETLLYALALDYPDFEVIAINDGSSDNTAAVLDRLCLEHERLRVVHLAENQGKAMALQAGALVTDAEYLIGIDGDALLDPHVATWMVRHFIADKRIAAVTGNPRIRTRSTLIGRIQVGEFSSIVGMIKRAQRSFGRLFTVSGVITAFRKTALHEVGYWSSDMLTEDIDISWKLQRAGWDIEFEPNALVWILMPETLQGLWKQRLRWAMGGAQVLVKNIDALFQPKLNFLWPLLIEMCCTLLWAYSLCLIVLIWLLQLILPAHSLDLVASSPVLPAGSGLFLGLTCLVQFVISKWMDSRYEPYLLRNIYWMIWYPFIFWIITLFASIVAFPKVLLMGTGQRARWVSPDRGIRVSTSDEKVAR from the coding sequence CAGTTTTTATTACCCTATGCTTATGGCCTATTTATGGATGATTGGCGCCTTGAGCTTTTACCGTACCGAACGCAAACAGCCGGATTATGATCAGCCGCCTGCACTTACAGAAACCCCGAAGGTTGCAGTGCTGATCCCGTGTTTTAATGAAGAAGATAATGCTGAGGAAACGCTATTATACGCGTTGGCACTGGATTATCCCGACTTTGAAGTAATTGCGATTAATGACGGTAGTTCGGACAATACTGCAGCAGTTTTGGATCGCCTCTGTCTGGAACATGAGCGTTTAAGGGTGGTGCATCTGGCAGAAAACCAAGGTAAGGCGATGGCGCTACAAGCTGGTGCCTTGGTGACCGATGCAGAATACCTGATCGGTATTGATGGTGATGCCTTGCTTGATCCGCATGTTGCGACCTGGATGGTTCGTCATTTTATCGCGGATAAACGGATCGCAGCCGTGACGGGTAATCCACGTATCCGAACCCGCTCAACGCTGATTGGCCGTATTCAAGTTGGTGAGTTCTCCTCAATTGTAGGCATGATTAAGCGTGCCCAGCGTAGTTTCGGTCGACTTTTCACGGTTTCCGGGGTGATTACCGCTTTCCGTAAAACCGCTTTGCATGAGGTGGGTTATTGGTCAAGCGATATGCTGACAGAAGACATTGATATTAGCTGGAAATTGCAACGTGCCGGTTGGGATATCGAATTCGAACCGAATGCTTTGGTGTGGATTTTGATGCCTGAAACTTTACAAGGCTTATGGAAGCAACGCTTGCGTTGGGCGATGGGGGGTGCACAGGTTCTGGTTAAAAATATTGATGCCTTGTTTCAACCCAAGCTGAATTTTTTATGGCCGTTACTTATTGAAATGTGCTGTACGCTGCTGTGGGCTTATTCACTTTGTTTGATTGTCCTGATATGGCTGTTACAGCTGATTTTACCGGCACATAGTTTGGATCTGGTGGCAAGTTCACCCGTGTTACCTGCCGGAAGTGGGCTGTTTTTAGGTTTGACCTGTCTGGTGCAGTTTGTGATCAGTAAATGGATGGACAGTCGTTATGAGCCATACTTGCTGCGTAATATTTACTGGATGATCTGGTATCCGTTTATTTTCTGGATCATTACATTGTTCGCTTCGATTGTGGCATTTCCGAAAGTTCTACTGATGGGTACTGGCCAGCGTGCACGCTGGGTCAGTCCAGACCGTGGTATTCGTGTCTCAACTTCGGATGAGAAGGTGGCAAGATGA
- a CDS encoding MFS transporter has translation MSQSKWMSKDLWIIVAGFVAAMHIGKLPPAVPVLQAELGISLVQAGFLLSLVQGAGMLFALTLGSYTEKIGLKRCIVLGLLLLSMGSYLGSRSHSINLMLLLRVIEGFGFLIVTLSTPALIRKLVPVEKLHVRMGLWSAYMGGGMGISLFITPFLLPYWGWQGVWIGLAVLSAVLAIIIVKVIPHLPTQQHEQVPVAELIKMTLRHPPAWILAGIFGVYAGQWLSLVGFLPTIYQQNQLSLQLAGALTACVTIANAVGTFICGLLLQRGLLPKTLVQSGFVVMMLCTLGFYLFKDQLPFLLQYCLVFAFSLFGGLVAAIVFSQALRFAAQPIAISTTVGLVLQFSATSQFVLPPTVAVIVSTTQSWFWVGILMAVFSIIGILLSQRLFSRYG, from the coding sequence GTGTCTCAGTCTAAATGGATGAGTAAAGATCTGTGGATTATTGTGGCGGGCTTTGTGGCTGCCATGCACATTGGTAAATTGCCTCCCGCAGTCCCAGTACTGCAGGCTGAGTTGGGAATTTCGCTGGTTCAGGCGGGATTCCTGTTATCGCTGGTTCAAGGGGCGGGAATGTTGTTTGCCCTGACACTTGGCAGTTATACGGAAAAAATTGGCCTGAAACGTTGTATTGTGCTGGGCTTGCTGTTGCTCAGCATGGGCAGCTATCTGGGGAGTCGCTCGCACAGTATCAATTTGATGCTACTGTTACGTGTTATAGAAGGTTTCGGTTTTTTAATCGTGACCCTGAGTACACCTGCCTTGATCCGTAAACTGGTACCGGTGGAAAAACTACATGTCCGTATGGGGCTATGGAGTGCCTATATGGGCGGCGGGATGGGGATTTCACTTTTTATCACTCCATTTTTATTGCCGTATTGGGGCTGGCAGGGTGTCTGGATCGGGTTGGCAGTGTTAAGTGCCGTACTTGCGATCATTATTGTCAAAGTCATCCCACATTTGCCTACCCAGCAGCATGAACAGGTTCCGGTTGCTGAATTGATTAAAATGACCTTGCGGCATCCACCTGCTTGGATCTTGGCTGGGATTTTTGGGGTCTATGCGGGCCAGTGGTTAAGTCTGGTGGGTTTCTTGCCTACCATTTATCAGCAAAATCAACTCAGTCTGCAGCTTGCGGGCGCACTCACTGCCTGTGTCACCATCGCCAATGCGGTTGGAACTTTTATCTGTGGCCTGTTACTGCAACGGGGTTTATTGCCTAAAACTTTAGTACAAAGTGGTTTTGTCGTTATGATGCTGTGTACGCTGGGTTTTTATCTGTTTAAGGATCAGTTGCCATTTCTCTTGCAATATTGCTTGGTCTTTGCCTTTTCTTTGTTTGGTGGTCTTGTGGCGGCGATTGTCTTTTCTCAGGCCTTACGCTTTGCCGCTCAACCGATTGCGATTAGTACCACCGTCGGTTTGGTGTTGCAGTTCTCTGCAACGTCTCAATTTGTTTTACCGCCGACCGTTGCGGTGATTGTTTCCACGACACAGAGCTGGTTTTGGGTGGGCATCTTGATGGCGGTTTTTTCGATCATCGGCATACTGCTGAGCCAGAGGTTATTTAGCCGTTATGGATAA